The uncultured Bacteroides sp. DNA segment GGCTTATGCGTAATTCATCTACAGTGATGCCTTGCAGCGCTTCTTTCAGTGTTCTGTTGGCGATGGTGTGGGCATTCTCTTCCAACTCTTTTCCTGTTTTGGTCAGGTGGATCAGGTTGGTACGACGATCGTTTTTATCTGAGATACGGACAACGAGGTGTTGACGCTCCATGTTGTCAATAAGGCGGGTCATGCTTGGTTTATCTTTGAAGGTTGCGTTGCATAATTCTTGTTGTGTAACTCCGTCTTTCTCCCATAAGAAAATCAAGACAGTCCATTGCTCCGGACTAATCTCTAATCCGTTTTGCCGGAAATTTCGATAGAGCTTCCTGTTTATGGCTGCAGAGACTTTGCCGTTTAGTATAGCAAAAATTAATCTGATATCAAAGTTAAACTGTTCAATCATGAAATTATTGTTTAAGCAACTTTGCAAAGATAACTTCCTTAACTGATAATTCCTATTCTAGAGACATAAAAAAAGATCAAAAGTTTGTTGTTCGGAATAAAAATCCTACCTTTGCGCTCGAATTTTAAAAACAAAATAATTATTTTTTTAATTAAACGAGTATGAATCAATACGAAACCGTTTTCATTTTAACTCCCGTTTTGTCTGATGTTCAGATGAAGGAAGCGGTAGAAAAATTCAAAAGCATACTTCTTGAAGAAGGTGCTGAGATTATTAATGAGGAGAATTGGGGCCTTAAAAAGCTAGCTTACCCAATTCAGAAAAAATCCACAGGATTTTATCAGCTGGTTGAGTTTAGTGCAGAACCAACAGTAATTGAGAAGTTGGAGCTAAACTTCCGTCGTGATGAGCGTGTTATCCGTTTCCTTACTTTTAGAATGGAGAAATATGCTGCTGAATATGCTGCTAAAAGAAGAAAACTGAAATCAACTAAAAAGGAGGAAAATTAATCATGGCACAACAAAATCAATCAGAGATTAGATACTTAACTCCGCCTTCAGTAGACGTGAAAAAGAAAAAGTACTGTCGCTTCAAAAAAAGTGGTATCAGGTACATCGACTACAAAGATCCTGAATTCTTGAAGAAATTCCTAAACGAACAAGGGAAAATACTTCCACGTCGTATTACAGGTACTTCTTTGAAATTCCAACGTAGAATAGCACAAGCAGTGAAGAGAGCACGTCATTTGGCGTTACTTCCATTTGTTACTGACATGATGAAATAATTGAAGGAGGAAAAGTATGGAAATTATATTGAAAGAAGACGTAGTAAACTTGGGTTATAAGAATGATATCGTAACGGTTAAATCTGGTTATGGTCGTAATTTCTTGATCCCCACAGGAAAAGCAGTTATCGCTTCTCCTTCTGCTAAGAAAATGTTGGCTGAAGATCTTAAGCAACGCGCTCATAAGCTTGAAAAGATCAGAAAAGATGCAGAAGAATTAGCTGCTAAGCTAGAGGCTGTATCACTTACTATTGGAACAAAGGTAAGTTCTACCGGAACTATTTTTGGTTCAGTTGGTAACATCCAAATAGCTGATGAATTAACAAAGCTTGGTTTTGAAATTGAGAGAAAAACCATTGTTGTTAAAGACGTAGTAAAAGAGATTGGTTCATATAAAGCTATCGTAAAGCTTCACAAGGATGTTTCTGTTGAAATTCCTTTTGAGGTTGTTGCAGAGTAACTTTTCTGTTAACGATAATATATAAAAAAGATGGGTATTCCTTATTTGGGAATGCCCATCTTTTTTATATGCTTTATTGATCTTTATGCAGGGTAGTAAAGAGATGCCTAAAGGCTTTTTTTATTCACTTCAAGTGAATAAAAAAAGCCTGTGATGTATGTAAACACCACAGGCTTTTTAATTTTCTAATTGTTGTTCTGAAATTATTCAGCTACAACTGCTGCGCTATCAACTGCTGTTGTATCAGTTGCTGCTGCTGCTTCAGCTGCTGCAGCTTCTACTGCTGCGATTGAATCAGCGATACGGATTGAATCAGCTTTAGCTTTTTCAGCTTCAGCTTGTTTGTTACCACATGATGCGAAAGATACTGCTGCAATAGCTGCGAACATTAAAATTAATTTTTTCATTTTCTTTGCTTTTTAAATCTGTAATACAATCATTTGCTTATTAAAACGTTGCAAATGTATAGACTTTTTTGATATGTTGTACTCTTAATGACGACTTTTTTTTATTTTTTTTTGTTGAGGCCGTTTTTTTTTCTTTTAGTAAGATGTTATAGAACATGTTTAATCCTCTGCTATACTGTTATATAAGTACCTTTTGATACTCCTTTTAGGAGTCTTTTCGAACTCAGTGGGGTATAGTTGTATTTGGTTAATCTTCTCGTAAGCAGCTACGCAATTATTTAGGCTTTTGAGATTTTCATTCATGATTGTCTTTAGATGCTCAGGATGGTTTAGTCCAAGTGAATCTAGTGTTTCGTAGTCTGCATAGACTAATGCTACGAGTTTTTTATTCCTTTCTATAACAAGGCTTTCAAGGATAAATGGCATATTGTTTAATCGGGCTTCAATTTCTTCGGGGAATATATTTTGTCCGTTTGAACTTAGTATCATCGTCTTGCTGCGGCCTCTGATGAATATATTGCCATTTACGTCTATTGTACCAAGATCTCCGGTGCGTAGCCAGCCATCGTCAGTAAGCACTTCATTGGTCGCTTCCTGGTTTTTGTAATACCCCACCATTACATTTTCTCCGCGTACTTGTATTTCTCCCGTTTCCATATCGGGCCTCTCTTTGTAGATACGAGCTTCCATTATATCGAGAATTTTTCCGGATGATGTGCGGATGAATTCATTCCAGGGGGCATAGCTTATTAGGGGACCGCATTCTGTCATTCCGTATCCGATGGTAAAGGGGAATTTAATTTTATGAAAGAATTCCTCGACTTCCGGATTCACAGCTGCTCCACCTATGATGATCTCTTTGAATCGTCCACCTAGTGCATCGATCATTCTTTTACGGATTTGGCTGTATATTTGTGCATCTAGCAATGGGATACTTAGTGCCCATTTCATCCCTTTTTTGCTGATCAGAGGTTGAATTACATTTTTGTATATCTTTTCAATGACCAAGGGAACAGTGATGATCAGGTTGGGTTTTACTTCTTCAAAAGCTTTCATGATAATTTTGGGTGAAGGAGCTTTTCCCAGTAGGGTAACATGCGTGCCTACAGCTGTAGCTGTAAGAAAGTCGAACGCACAACCGTAGGCGTGTGCTAAAGGAAGAAAGGAGAGTACTTTGTCTCCTTTCTTAAGTAGTTCGGTGCGAATACCAAAGGTTACATTTCCGGCAAGATTGTTTCCGGTAAGCATTACTCCTTTACTAAATCCGGTGGTTCCGGAGGTATAGTTCAGTAACATCACTTTGTCATTACTGAGTGTGGTGTATTGCACGTTGTCTTTGCGGAATCCGTCAGGATAAGTTTGCTGCATTTCTTCATCTATGTGCTTCAGGAATTTCTGGATGGTTTCCCCATCCCGCTGATGCAAACAACGAAAATCAGTTAACGAAAAAACAGCTCGTAAATCGGATAATTTCTCTTCTTCCAATGTTTCCCAAATACTATCGCTAGTGAAAAGGAAAGTTGACTCCGAATGGTTCACGATGTGATGAACGTCGTTTGGATGGAAATCTTGCAAGATAGGTACAACAATCGCACCATAGGTGATGGTGGCCATATATGCTATACACCACCGTGAATTATTTTTTCCGATGATTGCTATTTTGTCACCACGGCGGAGGCTGCAATGTTTGAATAATAAGTGCAACTTGGCTATCTCTTGGGCTACTTGTCCGTATGTATAGCTCTCTTCTTCTCCATAGTCTGTGTAACACGGTAGGTTCCAATTCTCTCGGAAACTGTTTTCGTATAGTTTGATGAAATTCTCTTTTATCATTGCACGATTTTTGTTGTTTTGTGCAAAAATAGAAAGAATGTTTCAGTATCGAAAGTCTTTGCTAAATAACTCTTGATTACAATAACAACTTTTAATTATAATAATGTGTACCTTTGCATTGAATTATGTATTTGACAGAATTATGATAGATACTACTGTATTTCAAAATAAGACAGCCGTTTATTATACATTAGGCTGCAAATTAAACTTCTCAGAGACATCAACAATAGGAAAAATACTCCGTGAGTCAGGCGTTCGCACGGCACGAAAGGGCGAAATAGCGGACATTTGTATTGTGAATACTTGTTCGGTAACGGAAATGGCTGATAAAAAATGTCGGCAAGTAATTAATCGATTGGTAAAGCAACATCCCGGAGCATTTGTTGTGGTTACAGGTTGCTATGCTCAGCTTAAACCTGAGAACATAGCTAAGATGGAAGGGGTTGACTTGGTTCTGGGTGCCGAGCAGAAGGCTGATATTATGCAATATATTGGCAATATGCAGAAATTGGAATCGGGTGAAGCGCATACATCAGTGTTGAAGGACATTTCTTCATTTGCTCCTTCCTGTTCAAGAGGAGACCGTACGCGGTTCTTCTTGAAAGTGCAGGATGGTTGTGACTATTATTGTACCTATTGTACGATTCCTCTCGCTCGTGGGCGAAGTCGTAACGGCACGATCTCATCTATGGTAGAGCAGGCTAAAAAGGCTGCTTTAGAAGGAGGAAAGGAGATTGTGCTGACTGGGGTGAATATTGGAGATTTTGGCAAAAGTACGGGAGAAACGTTTTTTGATTTGATAAAAGCACTTGATGAAGTAGAAGGTATTGAACGATATCGCATCTCTTCTATAGAGCCTAACTTGCTGACGGACGAGATTATAGAATACGTTTCGCATTCACGTCGCTTTGCACCCCATTTTCATATACCGTTGCAATCGGGTAGCGATGAGGTTTTGAAGCTGATGCATCGGAAATATGATACGGCGCTTTTTGCCGCTAAAGTAAAGAAGATAAAAGAAGTGATGCCAGATGCCTTTATTGGGGTAGATGTAATTGTTGGCACGCGTGGTGAAACAGATGAGTATTTTGAAGCTGCTTATGAGTTTATTAAGGGTCAGGATGTGGCACAGCTACATGTTTTTAGCTATTCAGAACGTCCAGGCACTCAGGCATTGAAAATAGATCATGTTGTAACTGCGGCCGAAAAACATCAGCGCAGTCAGCGCTTGCTGGAACTTTCAGAAGAGAAGACGAAGGCTTTTTATTCTCGTTTTATCGGGCACTCGATGTACGTGTTGTTGGAGAAAGCTAAGTCGGGTGCGCCTATGCATGGTTTTACCCAAAACTACATTCGTGTGGAACTGGAAAGTCTTAATCAATTGGATAATCAAGTGGTACTACTTCGGTTAGGCGAATTTAATGAAGAAGGCACGGCTCTTTTGGGCACTATTATAAATGATTAAAGAATAAGGATGTCTAGATTTGTTTATATCTTTGTTTATCTGGGAATGTGGTTATTAGCCATACAGCCTTTCTCAATGCTGTATGTGTTATCTGACGTGATGTATTTCTTCATGTATAAAGTGATAGGATATAGAAAGAAGGTTGTTCGACGGAATTTGAAAAACTCTTTTCCCGAAAAGTCGATAGCAGAACTACGCATCATTGAACGAAAGTTTTATCACTATATCTGCGACTACATGCTGGAGAGCTTAAAGATGCTAAAGATGCCTGTAGCCCAACTGCATAGGCGTATGCACTTTGAAAACACAGAACAATATCTGGAAATGATAGAGAAGTATGGTGGCATTGTAGTGATGATGCCACACTATGCCAATTTTGAATGGACCATTGGTATGGGCATGTTCATGAGGCCCGGTGACATCCCGATGCAGGTATATAAAACAATTCGCAATCCATTTGTTGATCGCTTGTTTCGCAACATTCGTTCTCGATTTGGTGGCTATAACGTGCAAAAATCAGATACGGCTCGTGAAGTGATTCGTGCTAAACATGCCGGAAAAAAGCTTGCGCTTGGCCTTGTTGCCGACCAATCTCCAAATGCACACAGCCTCCATTACTGGACGAAATTTCTGAATCAAGATACAGCTTTCATGGATGGGGGAGAACGTATTGCCCGGATGATGAACTATCCGGTGTTTTATTGTGAATTAAAAAAAGAAAGACGAGGATATTGCGAAGCTACCTTTGTATTGATGTCCGAACATCCAAAAAACACGGTCGATGGCGAGATCACAGAAATGTATGCTCGCCATGTAGAGCAGACTATATTGCGTGAACCCGCCTACTGGTTTTGGTCGCACAAACGCTGGAAACATGAACACCTTGCAGAACAGAAAAATGAATAAAACCGCTGTTGTTATATTAAATTGGAACGGATGCGAGATGCTTCGCTCTTTTTTGCCATCTGTTGTCGCACACTCCGAGGCAATGGGTGGAGTTGAAATTTGTGTGGCCGATAATGGTTCCACAGATGAATCCGTTTCCATGCTTCACCGGGAATTTCCTACTGTACGCTTAATCATTCTTGCTGATAATAATGGTTTTGCCGATGGGTATAACTTGGCTTTGAAAGAAATAGAGGCTGAGTACGTTGTGTTGCTCAATTCCGATGTGGAGGTGACTCCCCAATGGCTTTCTCCCTTGGTAGAGTACATGGATGCTCATCCTGAGGTGGCCGCATGCCAACCTAAAATACGCAGTTGGCGGCAGAAGGAGCAATTTGAATATGCCGGAGCAGCGGGCGGCTTCATTGATCGTTATGGTTATCCTTTTTGTAGGGGTAGAATTTTGTCGGTTGTAGAAGAAGACTATGGTCAGTATGATACTGTGGTTCCTGTGTTTTGGGCTACCGGTGCTGCATTGTTTATTCGGTTGAAAGACTATCGTGATGCCGGAGGTTTAGACGGTCGTTTCTTTGCTCACATGGAAGAAATTGATCTTTGCTGGCGGTTGCGTGCCAGAGGGCGACAAATCGTTTGTATCCCTCAAAGTGTGGTTTATCATGTGGGTGGAGCTACTCTTAAAAAAGAAAATCCTCGTAAAACATTTCTTAATTTTCGCAATAATCTTGTCATGCTTTACAAGAATCTGCCACAAGATGAATTAAACCGTGTGATGTGCGTGCGTGCATGGCTCGATCATGTTGCTGCCCTTTCCTTTTTGCTTAAGGGGCAGCTGCCTAATGCTAGGGCAGTGGTTCAGGCACGTCGGGAGTTTAAAAAGATGCAATCTCTGTTTCTTGCAGAGAGGGAGAGAAATCTAAAAAAAACGATACTAAATCCTATTCCTGAACGGATAAATAGTAGTATCTTAGCACTGTTCTATTTGAAAGGGAAGAAATTCTTTTCTAATATTATATAATGTGGGAAGTATAAATTCTTTTGATTGATATTGAATTATTATGGAAAAACTAATTAGAAAAATCGGTTTAGTAGC contains these protein-coding regions:
- a CDS encoding MarR family transcriptional regulator, whose translation is MIEQFNFDIRLIFAILNGKVSAAINRKLYRNFRQNGLEISPEQWTVLIFLWEKDGVTQQELCNATFKDKPSMTRLIDNMERQHLVVRISDKNDRRTNLIHLTKTGKELEENAHTIANRTLKEALQGITVDELRISQDVLRKIFYNTKD
- the rpsF gene encoding 30S ribosomal protein S6, coding for MNQYETVFILTPVLSDVQMKEAVEKFKSILLEEGAEIINEENWGLKKLAYPIQKKSTGFYQLVEFSAEPTVIEKLELNFRRDERVIRFLTFRMEKYAAEYAAKRRKLKSTKKEEN
- the rpsR gene encoding 30S ribosomal protein S18, translating into MAQQNQSEIRYLTPPSVDVKKKKYCRFKKSGIRYIDYKDPEFLKKFLNEQGKILPRRITGTSLKFQRRIAQAVKRARHLALLPFVTDMMK
- the rplI gene encoding 50S ribosomal protein L9, producing MEIILKEDVVNLGYKNDIVTVKSGYGRNFLIPTGKAVIASPSAKKMLAEDLKQRAHKLEKIRKDAEELAAKLEAVSLTIGTKVSSTGTIFGSVGNIQIADELTKLGFEIERKTIVVKDVVKEIGSYKAIVKLHKDVSVEIPFEVVAE
- a CDS encoding long-chain fatty acid--CoA ligase; this translates as MIKENFIKLYENSFRENWNLPCYTDYGEEESYTYGQVAQEIAKLHLLFKHCSLRRGDKIAIIGKNNSRWCIAYMATITYGAIVVPILQDFHPNDVHHIVNHSESTFLFTSDSIWETLEEEKLSDLRAVFSLTDFRCLHQRDGETIQKFLKHIDEEMQQTYPDGFRKDNVQYTTLSNDKVMLLNYTSGTTGFSKGVMLTGNNLAGNVTFGIRTELLKKGDKVLSFLPLAHAYGCAFDFLTATAVGTHVTLLGKAPSPKIIMKAFEEVKPNLIITVPLVIEKIYKNVIQPLISKKGMKWALSIPLLDAQIYSQIRKRMIDALGGRFKEIIIGGAAVNPEVEEFFHKIKFPFTIGYGMTECGPLISYAPWNEFIRTSSGKILDIMEARIYKERPDMETGEIQVRGENVMVGYYKNQEATNEVLTDDGWLRTGDLGTIDVNGNIFIRGRSKTMILSSNGQNIFPEEIEARLNNMPFILESLVIERNKKLVALVYADYETLDSLGLNHPEHLKTIMNENLKSLNNCVAAYEKINQIQLYPTEFEKTPKRSIKRYLYNSIAED
- the mtaB gene encoding tRNA (N(6)-L-threonylcarbamoyladenosine(37)-C(2))-methylthiotransferase MtaB produces the protein MIDTTVFQNKTAVYYTLGCKLNFSETSTIGKILRESGVRTARKGEIADICIVNTCSVTEMADKKCRQVINRLVKQHPGAFVVVTGCYAQLKPENIAKMEGVDLVLGAEQKADIMQYIGNMQKLESGEAHTSVLKDISSFAPSCSRGDRTRFFLKVQDGCDYYCTYCTIPLARGRSRNGTISSMVEQAKKAALEGGKEIVLTGVNIGDFGKSTGETFFDLIKALDEVEGIERYRISSIEPNLLTDEIIEYVSHSRRFAPHFHIPLQSGSDEVLKLMHRKYDTALFAAKVKKIKEVMPDAFIGVDVIVGTRGETDEYFEAAYEFIKGQDVAQLHVFSYSERPGTQALKIDHVVTAAEKHQRSQRLLELSEEKTKAFYSRFIGHSMYVLLEKAKSGAPMHGFTQNYIRVELESLNQLDNQVVLLRLGEFNEEGTALLGTIIND
- a CDS encoding lysophospholipid acyltransferase family protein, yielding MSRFVYIFVYLGMWLLAIQPFSMLYVLSDVMYFFMYKVIGYRKKVVRRNLKNSFPEKSIAELRIIERKFYHYICDYMLESLKMLKMPVAQLHRRMHFENTEQYLEMIEKYGGIVVMMPHYANFEWTIGMGMFMRPGDIPMQVYKTIRNPFVDRLFRNIRSRFGGYNVQKSDTAREVIRAKHAGKKLALGLVADQSPNAHSLHYWTKFLNQDTAFMDGGERIARMMNYPVFYCELKKERRGYCEATFVLMSEHPKNTVDGEITEMYARHVEQTILREPAYWFWSHKRWKHEHLAEQKNE
- a CDS encoding glycosyltransferase family 2 protein, producing MNKTAVVILNWNGCEMLRSFLPSVVAHSEAMGGVEICVADNGSTDESVSMLHREFPTVRLIILADNNGFADGYNLALKEIEAEYVVLLNSDVEVTPQWLSPLVEYMDAHPEVAACQPKIRSWRQKEQFEYAGAAGGFIDRYGYPFCRGRILSVVEEDYGQYDTVVPVFWATGAALFIRLKDYRDAGGLDGRFFAHMEEIDLCWRLRARGRQIVCIPQSVVYHVGGATLKKENPRKTFLNFRNNLVMLYKNLPQDELNRVMCVRAWLDHVAALSFLLKGQLPNARAVVQARREFKKMQSLFLAERERNLKKTILNPIPERINSSILALFYLKGKKFFSNII